The Staphylococcus haemolyticus region AATATTGAATATAGTCCAACTTTTCAATAATACCATTTATATCGCCCTCACCATTACCTGTAGTATCGTTAAATGATTTAGGATAAATTTGATAAACTACCGATTTCTTCCAATCTTTATGTGCCATAGATAGCCACCTTCCATTTAATTATAGTTTAATATGCATTAAAGACGCTCAAACACTTAATATGTGAAGTTTGAACGTCTTTAATTGTATTAATTATTTCGCTACAGTTTCGTCTGGCGTTGCCACCATTTTTTTAGCTTTAATTGTTGTAAATCTTGCAAAGATGATTGTCAAGATAGCTGGTATCACCATAGCAAGTAGTGTGACTGGTATATAAATGAACCAAAATTCACTGTGGATTGATATGAATGCTGGAACACCACCTACACCAACACTACCTAACACCTTATTAGCGCCAATAATGGCACCTAAAACGCTTGATGTACAAATAGCAGCGAAGAAAGGTACTTTTAACGGTAAGTTTACACCAAACATTGCAGGCTCTGTAACACCTAAAAATGCTGATACACTTGAAGTTAATGCTAAACCTTCTTCTTTTACCATTTTACGTCGTTTATAAATAAACCATGCTCCAAAAGCAGCAGAACCTTGGCAAATATTAGAAATCGCAACGATAGGCCATAAATATGTACCACCTAATTTACTACCCATTAATTGGAAATCTACTGCTAAGAACATATGGTGTAATCCCGTAATAACAAGTGGTGCATAGAAGAAACCATAAAGTGCACCGCCTAACCAACCAGCGTGTTCAAAGACAAATTGTACTGCTCCAGTTATACCTGTACCTACTGCAAGTGCAATCGGACCAATAATAATAAACGCTAAAAAACCTGTTACGAGTAGCGCTACTGGACCAACAACCAACATTTTAATAGAATCATGAACAACTTTATTTAATGCTTTCTCAATGAGTGATAAGACATAGGCCGCAATTAAAACAGGCAACACTTGACCTTGATAATTTAATTGCTTAATTTCTAAATCAAAAAGATTCCATGTCGGAATATGTCCTTTAGCAATATCGTATTGTGAAACTAATTGTGGATGCATCAAAATAAGTCCTAGTACCAGTCCTAAAATAGGACTGCCACCAAACACTTTCATACTACTCCAACCAATTAAAGCTGGTAAGAAGATAAATGCTGTACTTGCAATTACGTTAATAATATTTGATATATCACCCAACTGTGGAAACTGTTCCACAAGTGGTTTAGGACCAAATAAATCTTTCATGGTAAGTAAATTATTAATCCCCATTAAAAGACCCGCTGTAACTAATGCCGGTAAAATTGGTATAAAAATATCTCCCAATAATTTTATAAGTCGTTGTAACGGATTACCTTTCTTCGATGCAGCAGCTTTTGCATCATCTTTTGACGATTCTTCTACACCCGTTTCTTGAATAAATTGCTTATATACTTCGTCTACAGTACCAGGCCCAATAACAATTTGGTATTGGTTATCCGCTTTAAATTGGCCTTTGACAAGCGTATTGTCATCTAGTGCATCTTTATCAACTTTATTGTCATCTTTTAACACTAAACGCAATCGAGTAACACAATGTGTTGCAGTATCAATATTTTCTTTCCCACCAATTGCTCTGACGATGTCCTGCACGTCCTTTCTTTTTACAGCCAAACCCTTCACTCCCTTGTTTATAATAGCTCAAGTATAACTTGTCTAGACAAGTTTTGTAAAGGCTTTCATTTTTGTATTCAAACATAAAAATTGGACTGATGATTTTTAGTCATCAGTCCAATTTATTATAGAGCCTAAAAAAGACAAGTACTCAATATGTTATAAATTGAGTACTTGTCTTTTTTATATTTATTAGTCTTGGATTTTAATTATAATGGCGGAGGAAGAGGGATTCGAACCCCCGCGGCCCGTTAAGGCCCTGTCGGTTTTCAAGACCGATCCCTTCAGCCGGACTTGGGTATTCCTCCAATGAACACAATAAATATCATATACCACGGTTCATCGGAAGTCAATTACTTTTAAGTTTAAAATGTAAAATTATCCATTTTATTTTCATTACTATCTTATTTTTAAAGTAACTTACACGAATACCTTTTGTTTCAAGAATTTATCGACAGATTGAGCAACAGCACGTCCTTCTTTAATCGCCCAAACTACAAGACTTTGACCTCTTCTCGCATCCCCAGCGGCAAATATTTTTTCTTTATTAGTGCGATAATCTTTATCGTTGGCGATGATTTTATTTTGTTGGGTAGCAATATCAAAAGATCTTGGTACTGTAGGTTCGGTACCTTCGAAGCCTATCGATAAAAGAACAAGATCTGCTGGCCAATGTCTTTCAGTACCATCTACGACAACCATTCCTTCTGGTGTTTCCTCTAAGATTTGTGTATATACACCACGAACATTACCAATATGATCAACATCATATCGCATAGTTTGAACACCATAAGCGCGAGGCTCTCTACCAAAACGTGCTTCATATTCTTTATGAGCATAATCCATTTTGAAAACAGGTAATGCAAGTGGCCACGACGTATTACTTTCAAACGCAATTTCTTCAGGTGCTTTTGTATATTTGTTAAATTGGACAATTGACTTACAATTTTCACGTAAGGCAGTAGCAACACAATCCGCGCCAGTATCACCAGCACCTATGATGATTACATTTTTTCCTTTAGCCGTAATAGTTGGTTCGTCAATTTCACCATTTAGTAATTGAGTCTGCTCGGTTAAATAATCCATAGCAAAGTGAATACCTTGACCCATACGTCCTTCTAATGGCAGGTCACGTGCTTTTTGAGCTCCTGTACATAAGATAATAGCGTCATATGTCTGTTCTAATTCTTCGCGTGAGATATCCACACCAATGTTGGTATTCGTTTTAAATGTAATACCTGCTTCTGTCATCAGTGTAATACGGCGACGTACAACATCCTTATCTAATTTCATATTGGGAATTCCATACATTAATAAACCACCCGCTTCTGCGGCTCTTTCAAACACCGTCACTTGATAACCCATGTAATTGAGCTCTTCAGCTGCAGAGAGGCCTGCAGGACCACTCCCAACAATCGCTACAGATTGTTCTAACCGTTGCTTAGGATATTTAGGTTTAACCCAACCATTATCATATGCTTCATCAATAATCGTGCGTTCTATCCCTTTAATTGCGACTGATTCACGATTAATCTTCATGACACAAGATTGTTCGCAAGGTGCAGGACAAACACGTCCTGTAAATTCAGGAAAATTATTTGTTTCACTTAAACGTTGATATGCAGCTTTGAAATCCTGGCGATAAACCAAATCATTCCACTCAGGAACGTAATTACCAATAGGGCAACCAATGGTTTCTCTACCGAAAGGAAGACCTGTTTGACAGAATGGTGTCCCACAATCCATACATCGTGCGCCTTGAACAGATGCTTCATCACGTGAAAAGCGTTGTTGAAACGCATCGTGATTTTTCAGACGTTCAACTAAAGACAGTTCAGATAATGATTGCTTTTCATATTTCATAAATCCTTTAAACTCACCCATAACAGACCTCTCCTTTCTTTAATAAATAACTGCTGGCTGTAATTCTTGTTCAATTGTCGTGCGTTCATCATAGAATGCTGCCAGTTTAGCATCATCAAGTTGTGGCAAATGACGACTTTGTAATTCAATTTTTTGCATCATTAGTTCATAATCTTTTGGAATCACTTTAATAACTTTGTCTGCCACATGTTCAAAATCATTTAAAATTGACGCTGCTTTTGTACTTTGTGTATAACGATAATGTTCCTCTAACATTGTTTTAAGTAACGCTTTCTCCTCTTTGTGTGTCACTCTCTCAAAAGCTAGGGTTGGTAATTGGTTTTTACGTTTGAATAATTCGAGATTACTTGGAAATACGTAACAAACGCCTCCGCTCATACCTTGACCGAAGTTCTTACCTACATCTCCTAAATTGACTACATGTCCTCCAGTCATATATTCCAAACCATGATCACCGATACCTTCTACTACTACATCAACACCACTGTTTCTAATACAAAAACGTTCGCCAGCACTACCATTAATAAAGGCTTTACCTTTTGAAGCACCATAGAAACATACATTCCCAGCAATAATTTCACGTTCGCGTTGTTTATTTGGTGCCTTAATCACAACAGTACCACCTGATAACCCTTTACCAACGTAATCATTTGCATCACCTGTATGTTGGACTAACAATCCTGATGGTGCGAATGCCGCTAAACTTTGTCCAGCATGACCATGTGTTTTAGCTACAATTGTCCCCTCTGGTAACCCTTTAATACCGTGACACTGAGTAATGTAACTTCCTGTGATAACACCTACATCTCGTTGTTCATTATTAATCACATAATTCCCTTTAAATAATTTTCCATCCTCAATACTTTGTTTAGCATCTTTATATAGATAATTTAAATCGAAACCTATATCTAAATGATGATTTTGATTAATTTCTTTTGAGTTAGGGCCATCATCTGAATCCAATAACTTCTCAATGTCTAGTGTTGCTGCTTTTGATTGTTCATCAATTCGACTTGAGCGTTGTAACAAGTCGGTACGTCCAACCAATTCTTCAACTGTTCTTATTCCTAAGGATGCTAAGACCTCTCTTAACTCTTCAGCTATGAAATGCATAAAGTTAACAACGTGGTCAGCCTTACCTCTAAATAACGCTCTTAAATCTTTGTTCTGAGTCGCGATACCTACTGGACATGTATCGTTATGACAAACGCGCATCATGATGCACCCTAAAACAACTAATGGTGCAGTCGCGAATCCAAATTCTTCGGCACCTAGTGCACATGCTAGCGCAACATCTCTACCTGTCATCAACTTTCCATCTGTTTCTAAACGAACACGACTACGTAAATGATTTAATTTCAATGTTTGATGCGTTTCAGCTAAACCAAGTTCCCAAGGTAACCCGGCGTGTTGAATACTCGTCTTAGGCGATGCGCCTGTACCACCGTCATATCCACTCACGACGATTTTATCTGCAAATGCTTTAGCAACACCAGATGCAATGGTTCCAATACCTGTTTTCGAAACTAATTTAACTGCTACATCAGCACTTCTGTTTGCATTCTTTAAGTCATGAATAAG contains the following coding sequences:
- the treP gene encoding PTS system trehalose-specific EIIBC component — its product is MAVKRKDVQDIVRAIGGKENIDTATHCVTRLRLVLKDDNKVDKDALDDNTLVKGQFKADNQYQIVIGPGTVDEVYKQFIQETGVEESSKDDAKAAASKKGNPLQRLIKLLGDIFIPILPALVTAGLLMGINNLLTMKDLFGPKPLVEQFPQLGDISNIINVIASTAFIFLPALIGWSSMKVFGGSPILGLVLGLILMHPQLVSQYDIAKGHIPTWNLFDLEIKQLNYQGQVLPVLIAAYVLSLIEKALNKVVHDSIKMLVVGPVALLVTGFLAFIIIGPIALAVGTGITGAVQFVFEHAGWLGGALYGFFYAPLVITGLHHMFLAVDFQLMGSKLGGTYLWPIVAISNICQGSAAFGAWFIYKRRKMVKEEGLALTSSVSAFLGVTEPAMFGVNLPLKVPFFAAICTSSVLGAIIGANKVLGSVGVGGVPAFISIHSEFWFIYIPVTLLAMVIPAILTIIFARFTTIKAKKMVATPDETVAK
- a CDS encoding glutamate synthase subunit beta; translated protein: MGEFKGFMKYEKQSLSELSLVERLKNHDAFQQRFSRDEASVQGARCMDCGTPFCQTGLPFGRETIGCPIGNYVPEWNDLVYRQDFKAAYQRLSETNNFPEFTGRVCPAPCEQSCVMKINRESVAIKGIERTIIDEAYDNGWVKPKYPKQRLEQSVAIVGSGPAGLSAAEELNYMGYQVTVFERAAEAGGLLMYGIPNMKLDKDVVRRRITLMTEAGITFKTNTNIGVDISREELEQTYDAIILCTGAQKARDLPLEGRMGQGIHFAMDYLTEQTQLLNGEIDEPTITAKGKNVIIIGAGDTGADCVATALRENCKSIVQFNKYTKAPEEIAFESNTSWPLALPVFKMDYAHKEYEARFGREPRAYGVQTMRYDVDHIGNVRGVYTQILEETPEGMVVVDGTERHWPADLVLLSIGFEGTEPTVPRSFDIATQQNKIIANDKDYRTNKEKIFAAGDARRGQSLVVWAIKEGRAVAQSVDKFLKQKVFV